The following coding sequences lie in one Streptomyces venezuelae genomic window:
- a CDS encoding TetR family transcriptional regulator, with translation MAATAAPLTPERILEATEEVLRRHGAAKATVVDVARALGVSHGTVYRHFRTKAELRGAVTRRWLDRTSQALSAIVTGAEPPEAKLRLWLAGLFDAKQHKAGDDPELFATYSVLVDENSDVVDAHIADLTSQLTAIIQEGTDAGDFTSLDPALSARAVFDATSRFHDPCYASHWSRPGIEDAFTAVLDLALRGLRA, from the coding sequence GCTCCCCTGACCCCCGAGCGCATCCTCGAAGCGACCGAGGAGGTGCTGCGCAGGCACGGCGCGGCCAAGGCCACGGTGGTCGACGTGGCCCGCGCCCTCGGGGTGAGCCACGGCACGGTGTACCGCCACTTCCGCACGAAGGCGGAGCTGCGCGGCGCGGTGACGCGGCGCTGGCTGGACCGTACGTCGCAGGCCCTCTCCGCGATCGTCACGGGCGCGGAGCCCCCCGAGGCGAAGCTCCGCCTCTGGTTGGCGGGCCTCTTCGACGCCAAGCAGCACAAGGCGGGCGACGACCCGGAGCTCTTCGCCACGTACTCGGTCCTGGTCGACGAGAACAGCGACGTCGTCGACGCGCACATCGCGGACCTCACGTCACAACTGACGGCGATCATCCAAGAGGGCACGGACGCGGGCGACTTCACGTCCCTCGACCCGGCCCTGTCGGCCCGAGCGGTCTTCGACGCCACGTCCCGCTTCCACGACCCGTGCTACGCGTCCCACTGGTCCCGTCCCGGCATCGAGGACGCGTTCACGGCGGTCCTGGACCTGGCCTTGCGCGGCCTGCGGGCCTGA
- a CDS encoding TetR/AcrR family transcriptional regulator encodes MTQASGTARPGGRTARTREAVRAATRELLAESADGTVDIAKVSARSGVHLATIYRRWRSADGLIIDAVVDELDSRSPLPATGDLRADLHAWITNLLGDLTDPGHLAFFRALLRAGGEGQDTRVFAEPRIQQIQATLDAAGATVLTWMDIFELVLAPAYVRALLTLPMDPATETERLVDNVLAIRAARERAAAE; translated from the coding sequence GTGACGCAAGCATCAGGGACAGCCCGCCCCGGCGGCCGTACCGCCCGCACCCGAGAGGCCGTGCGTGCGGCCACCCGCGAACTGCTGGCCGAATCGGCCGACGGCACCGTCGACATCGCGAAGGTGTCGGCCCGCTCGGGCGTCCACCTCGCCACGATCTACCGCCGCTGGCGCAGCGCGGACGGCCTGATCATCGACGCGGTGGTGGACGAGCTGGACAGCCGTTCGCCGCTGCCCGCCACCGGCGACCTGCGGGCCGACCTGCACGCCTGGATCACCAACCTGCTCGGCGACCTGACGGACCCCGGCCACCTGGCCTTCTTCCGGGCCCTGCTCCGGGCCGGCGGCGAGGGCCAGGACACGCGGGTCTTCGCCGAGCCCCGCATCCAGCAGATCCAGGCCACCCTGGACGCCGCCGGCGCCACCGTGCTGACCTGGATGGACATCTTCGAACTCGTGCTGGCGCCGGCCTATGTGCGGGCGCTGCTGACCCTGCCGATGGACCCGGCGACCGAGACGGAGCGGCTGGTCGACAACGTGCTGGCGATCCGCGCGGCGCGCGAGCGCGCGGCGGCGGAGTGA
- a CDS encoding FAD-dependent monooxygenase yields MAHVLVVGAGIAGDTLALLMERDGWTVTVAEIAPALRAGGQTVDLRGDSREVLDRAGLLGQALECLVPQRGAAWIDARGRRLAEMPVEAFDGRGYVSREELLRTDLARIIHEATGPGVTHRFGETVEALEDTGTGVLARFRSGAEETFDLVVGADGAHSRVRALRFGPEEDYRRPLGLAHAWFTLVEGPGTPHLDGWFLTHNAPGRRGVEARPGHPGQQEVGLTFAADTLPPRHDREAQFALLERTFAGVGWRAAEFLAAARQADDFALDTFDQVHVECWSTGRVVLLGDSAWCASPLSGLGTALALRGAAELAAALRAAGAPGDTSRTPAALTAFERTMRPRTASAQQLPPGRVASMAPKSALGIRVNALAMRALQSRAARPLVRKALAGSEHGRTGTPAGEPRTSPARI; encoded by the coding sequence GTGGCTCACGTACTCGTCGTCGGCGCTGGAATCGCGGGGGACACACTCGCGCTGCTCATGGAGAGGGACGGCTGGACGGTCACCGTCGCGGAGATCGCGCCCGCCCTGCGCGCCGGCGGCCAGACCGTCGACCTGCGCGGCGACAGCCGGGAAGTCCTGGACCGCGCCGGGCTGCTCGGGCAGGCGCTGGAGTGCCTGGTGCCGCAGCGCGGCGCGGCCTGGATCGACGCGCGGGGGCGGCGGCTCGCCGAGATGCCGGTGGAGGCGTTCGACGGGCGCGGATACGTGTCGCGTGAGGAGCTGCTGCGCACGGACCTCGCCCGGATCATCCACGAGGCGACCGGGCCGGGCGTGACGCACCGGTTCGGCGAGACCGTGGAGGCGCTGGAGGACACCGGGACCGGAGTGCTCGCCCGTTTCCGCAGCGGCGCCGAGGAGACGTTCGACCTGGTGGTCGGCGCCGACGGAGCGCACTCACGGGTCCGAGCGCTGCGGTTCGGCCCCGAGGAGGACTACCGCAGGCCCCTCGGCCTGGCCCACGCCTGGTTCACCCTCGTCGAAGGGCCCGGGACGCCGCACCTCGACGGCTGGTTCCTGACGCACAACGCACCCGGCCGCCGAGGCGTCGAGGCCCGCCCCGGCCACCCCGGGCAGCAGGAGGTGGGCCTGACCTTCGCCGCCGACACGCTGCCCCCGCGGCACGACCGCGAGGCCCAGTTCGCCCTGCTTGAGCGGACGTTCGCCGGTGTCGGCTGGCGCGCCGCCGAATTCCTGGCCGCGGCCCGGCAGGCCGACGACTTCGCCCTGGACACCTTCGACCAGGTGCACGTGGAGTGCTGGAGCACCGGCCGGGTCGTCCTGCTCGGCGACAGCGCCTGGTGCGCGAGCCCGCTCAGTGGCCTCGGCACCGCACTCGCCCTGCGCGGCGCCGCCGAGCTGGCGGCCGCGCTGCGCGCCGCGGGCGCCCCCGGCGACACCTCGCGGACGCCCGCCGCGCTGACCGCCTTCGAGCGGACGATGCGGCCCCGCACCGCGTCGGCGCAGCAGCTCCCGCCCGGCCGGGTCGCGTCCATGGCGCCCAAGTCGGCGCTGGGCATCCGGGTCAACGCGCTGGCGATGCGCGCGCTCCAGTCGAGGGCCGCGCGCCCACTCGTCCGCAAGGCCCTCGCCGGCTCCGAGCACGGCCGCACCGGCACCCCCGCGGGAGAGCCCCGGACGAGCCCGGCTCGCATCTGA
- a CDS encoding class I SAM-dependent DNA methyltransferase, which produces MTETSSYLSETADAYDAIATVYADLPRDDLRAPSLDHAWIAAFAGKVRAEGGGAVAEFGCGPGPVTALLRDLGLDAFGVDVSPAMIDLAREAYPDIRFEVGSAQALDLPGEELRGIVSWYSLIHTPPPELPPYFAEFHRALSPGGHLLLAFFEAEGAPVTPFDHKVTTAYRWPTDELAALARRAGFTELGRMLREPGEGERFRRGHLLMRRD; this is translated from the coding sequence GTGACTGAAACTTCCAGCTATCTCAGTGAGACCGCGGACGCCTACGACGCCATCGCCACCGTGTACGCGGACCTGCCCCGCGACGACCTGCGGGCCCCCTCGCTGGACCACGCGTGGATCGCCGCGTTCGCCGGAAAGGTGCGGGCCGAAGGCGGGGGAGCCGTCGCGGAGTTCGGCTGCGGCCCCGGCCCCGTGACGGCGCTCCTCCGGGACCTGGGCCTGGACGCGTTCGGCGTCGACGTCTCCCCGGCGATGATCGACCTGGCGCGCGAGGCGTACCCGGACATCCGCTTCGAGGTCGGCTCGGCGCAGGCCCTGGACCTGCCCGGCGAAGAGCTGCGGGGCATCGTGTCCTGGTACTCCCTGATCCACACCCCGCCCCCGGAACTACCGCCGTACTTCGCGGAGTTCCACCGCGCCCTGAGCCCCGGCGGCCACCTCCTGCTGGCCTTCTTCGAGGCGGAAGGTGCTCCGGTCACCCCGTTCGACCACAAGGTGACGACGGCGTACCGCTGGCCGACCGACGAACTCGCGGCACTCGCGCGCCGGGCAGGGTTCACGGAACTGGGCCGCATGCTGCGGGAGCCGGGGGAGGGCGAGCGGTTCCGGCGGGGGCATCTGCTGATGCGCAGGGACTGA
- a CDS encoding VOC family protein, with amino-acid sequence MTETPTETPTMWRRRNDSANLSEPRPFIRVYTPPGTLDSLASSYERLLGTERDMWFAYPEKGLNLAVVGAFLLIEGTEETLAPFRATHGTLLVDSAQAYLTRLAAEGAEITDPLIKVPTGSGFTARHRDGTVIEYVEHRPTEEGL; translated from the coding sequence ATGACTGAGACTCCGACTGAGACCCCGACGATGTGGCGCCGCCGCAACGACTCCGCGAACCTGTCCGAACCCCGCCCCTTCATCCGCGTCTACACACCGCCCGGCACGCTGGACTCGCTGGCGTCGTCCTACGAGCGCTTGCTCGGCACGGAACGGGACATGTGGTTCGCGTACCCGGAGAAGGGGCTGAACCTGGCGGTGGTCGGCGCGTTCCTCCTGATCGAGGGCACGGAGGAGACACTGGCGCCGTTCCGCGCGACGCACGGCACGCTGCTGGTGGACTCGGCGCAGGCGTACCTGACGCGCCTGGCGGCTGAGGGCGCGGAGATCACTGACCCCTTGATCAAAGTCCCGACGGGCTCGGGCTTCACGGCGCGCCACCGGGACGGCACGGTGATCGAGTACGTGGAGCACAGGCCGACGGAGGAGGGCCTGTAG
- a CDS encoding helix-turn-helix transcriptional regulator: protein MASTTATSALRSGLGGFLRAHRERLSPADVGLPGTTRRRTSGLRREEVAALSGVSVAWYTWLEQGRVDTSRQVLDAVARALRLDDASHRHALALAGFAPGATAAPVPAAVEPGLRSMIDNWADSPAAVLGPALDLLAWNRAYVDVWPDPADVAEERRNLLLLLVEDDRHRRVLPDWEPVAVDLYRHLRTRADRRPEDGGFRRLTGRLRSTRTDLDAWWACRSIGDFTSRTVEIASRRDGTLHPYGMTLLLTPQPQDTAILVMTPQDARKPPVP, encoded by the coding sequence ATGGCGTCCACTACGGCAACCTCCGCGCTGCGGTCCGGACTCGGCGGGTTCCTGCGCGCCCATCGCGAGCGCCTCTCCCCCGCCGACGTGGGGCTGCCCGGCACGACCCGGCGGCGCACGTCGGGGCTGCGCCGCGAAGAGGTCGCCGCGCTCTCGGGCGTCTCCGTGGCCTGGTACACGTGGCTGGAGCAAGGGCGCGTGGACACCTCCCGCCAGGTGCTCGACGCCGTCGCCCGCGCCCTGCGTCTCGACGACGCCTCCCATCGGCATGCCCTCGCCCTGGCCGGGTTCGCCCCCGGCGCGACGGCGGCTCCTGTTCCGGCAGCAGTCGAGCCCGGCCTCCGCTCCATGATCGACAATTGGGCCGACAGTCCGGCGGCGGTGCTCGGGCCCGCCCTCGACCTGCTCGCCTGGAACCGTGCCTACGTCGACGTATGGCCCGATCCCGCCGACGTCGCCGAAGAGCGGCGCAATCTGCTGCTCCTGCTGGTCGAGGACGACCGGCACCGGCGCGTGCTGCCCGACTGGGAGCCCGTCGCCGTCGACCTGTACCGGCACCTGCGCACCCGCGCCGACCGCCGCCCCGAGGACGGGGGCTTCCGTCGCCTCACCGGCCGACTGCGGTCCACCCGGACCGACTTGGACGCCTGGTGGGCCTGCCGTTCGATCGGGGACTTCACCTCGCGGACGGTGGAGATCGCGTCACGGAGGGACGGCACGCTCCACCCGTACGGCATGACCCTGCTGCTCACCCCGCAGCCGCAGGACACCGCGATCCTCGTGATGACCCCTCAGGACGCACGGAAGCCCCCGGTTCCGTGA
- a CDS encoding glycine--tRNA ligase: MAADKIDTIVSLSKRRGFVFPCSEIYGGQRAAWDYGPLGVELKENLKRQWWRYMVTSREDVVGIDSSVILASEVWEASGHVKTFSDPLTECLSCHKRHRADHLEEAYEAKHNRPPANGLADVNCPNCGTKGQFTEPKQFSGMLATHLGPTQDSGSVAYLRPETAQGIFTNFAQVQQTSRRKPPFGIAQMGKSFRNEITPGNFIFRTREFEQMEMEFFVKPGEDEKWQEYWMEQRWNWYTGLGLREENMRWYEHPKEKLSHYSKRTADIEYRFQFGGSEWGELEGVANRTDYDLTAHSKASGQDLSYFDQEAGERWTPYVIEPAAGVGRTMLAFLLDSYIEDEAPNAKGKLEKRTVMRFDHRIAPVKVAVLPLSRNPELSPKAKGLATALRQNWNIEFDDAGAIGRRYRRQDEIGTPYCVTVDFDTLDDNAVTVRERDTMKQERVSLDQIEGYLATRLVGC, encoded by the coding sequence GTGGCCGCCGACAAGATCGACACCATCGTCAGCCTGAGCAAGCGCCGTGGCTTCGTTTTCCCCTGCAGTGAGATCTACGGCGGTCAGCGCGCCGCCTGGGACTACGGACCGCTCGGCGTCGAGCTGAAGGAGAACCTCAAGCGCCAGTGGTGGCGCTACATGGTCACCTCGCGCGAGGACGTTGTCGGTATCGACTCCTCGGTGATCCTGGCGAGCGAGGTCTGGGAGGCCTCCGGCCACGTCAAGACCTTCTCCGACCCGCTCACCGAGTGCCTCTCCTGTCACAAGCGCCACCGCGCCGACCACCTGGAAGAGGCCTACGAGGCCAAGCACAACCGTCCGCCGGCCAACGGCCTCGCGGACGTCAACTGCCCCAACTGCGGTACCAAGGGCCAGTTCACGGAGCCCAAGCAGTTCTCCGGCATGCTCGCCACGCACCTCGGCCCCACGCAGGACAGCGGCTCCGTCGCCTACCTGCGCCCCGAGACCGCGCAGGGCATCTTCACCAACTTCGCCCAGGTCCAGCAGACCTCGCGCCGCAAGCCGCCGTTCGGCATCGCGCAGATGGGCAAGTCCTTCCGCAACGAGATCACGCCCGGCAACTTCATCTTCCGGACCCGCGAGTTCGAGCAGATGGAGATGGAGTTCTTCGTCAAGCCGGGCGAGGACGAGAAGTGGCAGGAGTACTGGATGGAGCAGCGCTGGAACTGGTACACCGGCCTGGGCCTGCGCGAGGAGAACATGCGGTGGTACGAGCACCCGAAGGAGAAGCTCTCCCACTACTCCAAGCGCACCGCTGACATCGAGTACCGCTTCCAGTTCGGCGGCAGCGAGTGGGGCGAGCTCGAGGGCGTCGCCAACCGCACGGACTACGACCTGACCGCGCACTCCAAGGCGTCGGGCCAGGACCTGTCCTACTTCGACCAGGAGGCCGGCGAGCGCTGGACCCCCTACGTCATCGAGCCCGCGGCGGGCGTCGGCCGCACCATGCTCGCCTTCCTCCTCGACTCCTACATCGAGGACGAGGCCCCCAACGCCAAGGGCAAGCTGGAGAAGCGGACGGTCATGCGCTTCGACCACCGCATCGCCCCGGTGAAGGTCGCGGTGCTCCCGCTCTCCCGCAACCCGGAGCTCTCCCCGAAGGCCAAGGGCCTCGCCACGGCGCTCCGCCAGAACTGGAACATCGAGTTCGACGACGCGGGCGCCATCGGCCGCCGCTACCGCCGCCAGGACGAGATCGGCACGCCGTACTGCGTCACGGTCGACTTCGACACCCTGGACGACAACGCGGTGACGGTGCGCGAGCGCGACACGATGAAGCAGGAGCGGGTCTCCCTCGACCAGATCGAGGGCTACCTCGCGACGCGTCTCGTGGGCTGCTGA
- a CDS encoding metal ABC transporter substrate-binding protein, giving the protein MNVRRLIPTAALASATVLGLTALTACSTSAADDKDGKLDVVASFYPMQYLAEQIGGDHVSVTTLTEPGQEPHDLDVSARQRGELEDSDVALYLKGLQPAVDDAIDQSGIKTKVDAASLTSMEKHGNEVGGHADEHEEEGHEGHGHGHSHEGADPHIWLDPVKYAEVAEGVGKALEKADPDHAKTYEKNTAALVKKLGGLNKSFEDGLKNTDSKVFITTHAAFGYLAERYGLTEEAISGLDPEGEPSAKRVKDLQKMAKADGVTTVFYETLVSDRTAKTLAEDTGLKTDVLDPIEGITDDSKGKDYVQVMESNLKALRKALGAK; this is encoded by the coding sequence ATGAACGTACGACGCCTGATACCCACCGCCGCCCTTGCCTCCGCCACGGTCCTCGGCCTCACCGCCCTGACCGCCTGCTCCACCTCCGCCGCGGACGACAAGGACGGCAAGCTGGACGTCGTGGCGTCGTTCTACCCCATGCAGTACCTGGCGGAGCAGATCGGCGGCGACCACGTCTCCGTCACCACGCTCACCGAGCCGGGCCAGGAGCCGCACGACCTCGACGTCTCCGCCCGGCAGCGCGGTGAGCTGGAGGATTCCGACGTCGCCCTCTACCTCAAGGGCCTGCAGCCCGCCGTCGACGACGCCATCGACCAGTCCGGCATCAAGACCAAGGTCGACGCCGCATCGCTGACCAGCATGGAGAAGCACGGCAACGAGGTCGGCGGGCACGCCGATGAGCACGAGGAAGAGGGCCACGAGGGCCACGGCCACGGGCACTCCCACGAAGGCGCCGACCCCCACATCTGGCTCGACCCCGTGAAGTACGCCGAGGTCGCCGAGGGCGTCGGCAAGGCCCTGGAGAAGGCCGACCCGGACCACGCGAAGACGTACGAGAAGAACACCGCGGCCCTGGTGAAGAAGCTCGGTGGCCTGAACAAGTCGTTCGAGGACGGCCTGAAGAACACCGACTCCAAGGTCTTCATCACCACCCACGCCGCCTTCGGCTACCTCGCCGAGCGCTACGGCCTCACCGAGGAGGCCATCAGCGGGCTCGACCCCGAGGGCGAGCCGAGCGCGAAGCGCGTCAAGGACCTCCAGAAGATGGCGAAGGCCGACGGCGTCACCACCGTCTTCTACGAGACCCTCGTCAGCGACAGGACGGCGAAGACCCTCGCCGAGGACACGGGCCTGAAGACGGACGTGCTCGACCCCATCGAGGGCATCACCGACGACTCCAAGGGCAAGGACTACGTCCAGGTCATGGAGTCCAACCTCAAGGCCCTGCGGAAGGCCCTGGGCGCCAAGTGA
- a CDS encoding metal ABC transporter ATP-binding protein, translated as MSNHDDTREAVISLRKVTAELGSRPVLRGIDLTVGRGEVVALLGANGSGKSTAVRTVIGQVPVTGGDVEIFGTPRRRFRDWARVGYVPQRTTAAGGVPATINEVVTSGRLSRARLGILRKADREAVARAIDLVGLSDRTKDSVNALSGGQHQRVLIARALASEPELLIMDEPMAGVDLASQEVLASTLRRQVAGGASVLLVLHELGPLEPLIDRAVVLRDGCVLHDGPPPRAVGQHALPGHDHVHPHTADAEPVRTGLLT; from the coding sequence ATGAGCAACCACGACGACACCCGCGAAGCCGTCATATCCCTGCGCAAGGTGACGGCCGAGCTCGGCTCGCGCCCCGTGCTGCGCGGCATCGACCTCACCGTCGGCCGCGGCGAGGTCGTCGCCCTCCTCGGCGCCAACGGCTCCGGCAAGTCCACGGCCGTCCGCACGGTCATAGGGCAGGTCCCCGTCACCGGCGGCGACGTCGAGATCTTCGGCACCCCGCGCCGGCGCTTCCGCGACTGGGCCCGCGTCGGGTACGTACCGCAGCGCACCACCGCCGCGGGCGGCGTCCCCGCCACGATCAACGAGGTCGTCACCTCCGGGCGGCTCTCCCGTGCCCGCCTCGGGATCCTGCGCAAGGCCGACCGCGAGGCCGTCGCCCGCGCCATCGACCTCGTGGGGCTCTCCGACCGCACCAAGGACTCCGTCAACGCCCTCTCCGGCGGCCAGCACCAGCGGGTCCTCATCGCCCGCGCGCTGGCCTCCGAGCCGGAGCTGCTGATCATGGACGAGCCGATGGCGGGCGTCGACCTGGCCAGCCAGGAGGTCCTCGCCTCCACCCTGCGCCGGCAGGTCGCGGGCGGCGCCTCCGTCCTGCTCGTCCTGCACGAGCTCGGCCCCCTGGAACCCCTCATCGACCGTGCCGTGGTCCTGCGCGACGGCTGCGTCCTGCACGACGGCCCGCCGCCGCGCGCGGTCGGCCAGCACGCGCTGCCCGGCCACGACCACGTCCACCCGCACACCGCCGACGCGGAGCCGGTCCGTACCGGCCTGCTCACCTGA
- a CDS encoding metal ABC transporter permease, whose amino-acid sequence MELLNYAFMQRALLAAVLVGITAPAVGIYLVQRRQALMGDGIGHVAMTGVGLGFLLSTSPVWMATAVAIVGAVVMELIRWYGKTRGDIALAMLFYGGMAGGVMFINLAPGGSNANLQSYLFGSLSTVSEEDVSAICLLAAFVVLVTVGLRRQLFAVSQDEEFARVTGLPVRALNLLTAVTAAVTVTVAMRVVGLLLVSALMVVPVAAAQQLTRSFAATFAVSVAIGIAVTLGGTVTSYYQDVPPGATIVLLTIGVFIALTVLATPLARRRARAAAAAAAAGDPAECSVPAQPVAKT is encoded by the coding sequence ATGGAACTCCTCAACTACGCCTTCATGCAGCGGGCGCTGCTCGCCGCCGTCCTGGTCGGCATCACCGCGCCCGCCGTCGGCATCTACCTCGTCCAGCGCCGCCAGGCCCTCATGGGCGACGGCATCGGCCATGTCGCGATGACCGGCGTCGGCCTCGGCTTCCTCCTCTCGACCTCCCCCGTGTGGATGGCGACGGCGGTCGCGATCGTCGGCGCCGTCGTGATGGAGCTGATCCGCTGGTACGGCAAGACGCGCGGCGACATCGCCCTCGCGATGCTGTTCTACGGCGGCATGGCGGGCGGCGTCATGTTCATCAACCTCGCCCCCGGCGGCTCGAACGCGAACCTCCAGTCGTATCTCTTCGGCTCGCTCTCGACGGTCTCCGAGGAGGACGTCTCGGCGATCTGCCTGCTCGCCGCGTTTGTGGTCCTCGTCACGGTCGGGCTGCGCCGCCAGCTGTTCGCGGTCAGCCAGGACGAGGAGTTCGCGCGCGTCACCGGCCTGCCGGTCCGCGCCCTCAACCTCCTCACCGCCGTCACGGCCGCGGTCACGGTCACCGTCGCCATGCGCGTCGTCGGCCTGCTCCTCGTCTCCGCGCTCATGGTGGTGCCGGTGGCGGCCGCCCAGCAGCTCACCCGCAGCTTCGCGGCGACGTTCGCGGTCTCGGTGGCGATCGGCATCGCCGTGACGCTGGGCGGAACGGTGACGTCCTACTACCAGGACGTGCCGCCCGGCGCGACGATCGTGCTCCTGACCATCGGCGTCTTCATCGCCCTCACGGTCCTCGCGACGCCGCTGGCCAGGCGCAGGGCGCGGGCGGCCGCCGCCGCGGCGGCGGCCGGTGATCCCGCGGAGTGCTCGGTACCGGCCCAGCCGGTGGCCAAGACCTGA
- a CDS encoding Fur family transcriptional regulator, which produces MGAPVRGRSTRQRAAVAAALDDVDEFRSAQELHDMLKHKGDSVGLTTVYRTLQSLADAGEVDALRTSEGETVYRRCSTGDHHHHLVCRVCGKAVEVEGPAVEKWAEAIASEHGFVNVAHTVEIFGTCQECANK; this is translated from the coding sequence GTGGGAGCCCCGGTTCGAGGCAGGTCGACCCGCCAGCGTGCGGCGGTGGCCGCGGCACTCGACGACGTGGACGAGTTCCGCAGTGCGCAGGAGCTGCACGACATGCTCAAGCACAAGGGCGACTCGGTCGGTCTGACCACGGTCTACCGCACCCTCCAGTCCCTGGCCGACGCCGGCGAGGTCGACGCCCTGCGCACGAGCGAGGGCGAGACGGTCTACCGCCGCTGCTCGACCGGCGATCACCACCACCACCTGGTCTGCCGCGTCTGCGGCAAGGCCGTCGAGGTGGAGGGCCCCGCGGTCGAGAAGTGGGCCGAGGCGATCGCGTCGGAGCACGGCTTCGTGAACGTGGCGCACACGGTGGAGATCTTCGGGACGTGCCAGGAGTGCGCGAACAAGTAG
- a CDS encoding isoprenyl transferase codes for MARRGILGRSRREYQLPEPHPSGARPPKIPGELVPQHVAIVMDGNGRWAKDRGLPRTEGHKVGAERVLDVLQGSIEMGVGAISLYAFSTENWKRSPDEVKFLMNFNRDFIRKTRDQLDDLGVRVRWVGRMPKLWKSVARELEISQEQTKDNDKLTLYFCMNYGGRAEIADAALAIAEDVKAGRLNPSKINEKTFAKYLYYPDMPDVDLFLRPSGEQRTSNYLLWQSAYAEMVFQDVLWPDFDRRDLWRACLEYASRDRRFGGAIPNEEQIANS; via the coding sequence ATGGCACGACGCGGAATCCTCGGACGGTCCCGCCGCGAGTACCAGCTGCCCGAGCCCCACCCCTCGGGCGCGCGACCGCCGAAGATCCCCGGCGAGCTGGTCCCGCAGCACGTGGCGATCGTCATGGACGGCAACGGACGGTGGGCGAAGGACCGCGGTCTGCCGCGCACCGAGGGGCACAAGGTCGGCGCCGAGCGCGTCCTCGACGTCCTGCAGGGCAGCATCGAGATGGGCGTCGGCGCGATCTCGCTGTACGCCTTCTCCACCGAGAACTGGAAGCGGTCCCCGGACGAGGTGAAGTTCCTGATGAACTTCAACCGCGACTTCATCCGCAAGACCCGCGACCAGCTCGACGACCTCGGCGTACGCGTGCGCTGGGTGGGCCGCATGCCCAAGCTGTGGAAGTCGGTCGCCCGGGAGCTGGAGATCTCCCAGGAGCAGACCAAGGACAACGACAAGCTGACCCTGTACTTCTGCATGAACTACGGCGGCCGCGCCGAGATCGCGGACGCGGCCCTGGCCATCGCCGAGGACGTGAAGGCGGGCCGGCTCAACCCGTCCAAGATCAACGAGAAGACGTTCGCGAAGTACCTGTACTACCCGGACATGCCGGACGTCGACCTCTTCCTCCGCCCGAGCGGCGAGCAGCGCACCTCCAACTACCTCCTCTGGCAGAGCGCCTACGCCGAGATGGTCTTCCAGGACGTCCTGTGGCCGGACTTCGACCGCCGTGACCTGTGGCGCGCCTGCCTCGAATACGCCTCGCGCGACCGCCGCTTCGGCGGGGCGATCCCCAACGAGGAGCAGATCGCCAACAGTTAG
- the recO gene encoding DNA repair protein RecO, producing the protein MSLFRDDGIVLRTQKLGEADRIITLLTRGHGRVRAVARGVRRTKSKFGARLEPFSHVDVQFFARGSELVGRGLPLCTQSETIAPYGGGIVTDYARYTAGTAMLETAERFTDHEGEPAVQQYLLLVGALRVLSRGEHEPHLVLDAFLLRSLAVNGYAPSFTDCAKCGMPGPNRFFSVAAGGSICVDCRVPGSVVPSAETLALLGALLTGDWETADACEARHAREGSGLVSAYLHWHLERGLRSLRYVEKST; encoded by the coding sequence ATGAGTCTGTTCCGCGACGACGGCATCGTGCTGCGCACCCAGAAGCTCGGTGAAGCGGACCGCATCATCACCCTGCTCACCCGCGGTCACGGACGTGTACGCGCCGTCGCGCGCGGTGTGCGGCGGACCAAGTCGAAGTTCGGGGCGCGCCTTGAGCCGTTCTCGCACGTCGACGTGCAGTTCTTCGCGCGGGGGAGCGAGCTCGTCGGGCGCGGGCTTCCGCTCTGCACGCAGAGTGAGACCATCGCTCCCTACGGTGGCGGCATCGTGACCGATTACGCGCGGTACACCGCCGGAACGGCCATGCTGGAGACCGCCGAGCGGTTCACGGATCATGAGGGAGAGCCCGCCGTGCAGCAGTATCTGCTGCTGGTGGGCGCGCTGCGCGTCCTGTCGCGGGGGGAGCATGAGCCCCACCTCGTGCTGGACGCGTTCCTGCTGCGTTCCCTCGCCGTCAACGGCTACGCGCCCAGCTTCACCGACTGCGCGAAGTGCGGCATGCCGGGCCCCAACCGCTTCTTTTCGGTCGCCGCCGGCGGATCGATTTGCGTCGACTGCCGGGTGCCCGGCAGCGTCGTCCCGTCGGCGGAGACGCTCGCGCTGCTCGGCGCGCTGCTCACCGGCGACTGGGAGACGGCGGACGCGTGCGAGGCGCGGCACGCCAGGGAGGGCAGCGGGCTCGTTTCCGCCTATCTGCACTGGCACCTGGAGCGCGGACTGCGCTCATTGCGTTACGTAGAGAAAAGCACGTGA